A window from Nocardioides mesophilus encodes these proteins:
- a CDS encoding DUF4031 domain-containing protein: MTLLIDPPNAPGHGRMWSHLASDWTFAELHRFAAGLGVPRRGFDGDHYDVPAERYHDVVAAGATPASSRELIDRLRAAGLRRRQRGALRPTAPGVALLRAPRLEPGDRLAVVAPAGPVPADRLAAGVAVLEGWGFEVRAGSHVLGRDQHLDYLAAADEHRAADLQAALLDPGVRGVVCARGGYGVQRMLDLVDWAAVARVGPKVLVGFSDVTALHQALAARLGWSSVHGPVVTSLGSGDDSSRAQLRLLLTEPERLLSPFPEPLEVLHPGRAEGVLVGGNLALLTSTVGTAESHGAAGSVVVLEDVAEETYRLDRMVTHLLRSGWFAGCRGVLLGDFTEGDDPAAVRSMLADRLAPLGVPVLAGAPVGHGPRNLALPLGVPATLDGTGATGSLRLRYPALA, encoded by the coding sequence GTGACGCTGCTCATCGACCCGCCGAACGCCCCCGGGCACGGCCGGATGTGGTCGCACCTGGCCAGCGACTGGACCTTCGCCGAGCTGCACCGGTTCGCGGCCGGCCTGGGGGTGCCGCGTCGCGGCTTCGACGGCGACCACTACGACGTGCCCGCCGAGCGCTACCACGACGTGGTGGCCGCCGGGGCGACGCCGGCCAGCAGCCGCGAGCTGATCGACCGGCTGCGGGCGGCGGGGCTGCGGCGTCGCCAGCGCGGGGCGCTCCGGCCGACCGCGCCGGGCGTCGCCCTGCTCCGGGCGCCCCGGCTCGAGCCCGGCGACCGGCTGGCCGTGGTCGCGCCCGCGGGCCCGGTCCCCGCGGACCGGCTCGCCGCCGGCGTCGCGGTGCTCGAGGGCTGGGGCTTCGAGGTCCGGGCCGGGTCGCACGTGCTCGGCCGGGACCAGCACCTCGACTACCTCGCCGCCGCCGACGAGCACCGCGCCGCGGACCTGCAGGCGGCGCTGCTCGACCCGGGCGTGCGCGGGGTCGTCTGTGCCCGGGGCGGCTACGGCGTCCAGCGGATGCTGGACCTGGTGGACTGGGCCGCGGTGGCCCGGGTCGGCCCCAAGGTGCTCGTGGGGTTCTCCGACGTCACCGCGCTGCACCAGGCGCTCGCCGCCCGGCTGGGCTGGTCCTCGGTGCACGGGCCGGTCGTGACCAGCCTCGGTTCCGGCGACGACTCCTCCCGGGCGCAGCTGCGGCTGCTGCTCACCGAGCCGGAGCGGTTGCTCTCGCCGTTCCCGGAGCCGCTGGAGGTGCTGCACCCGGGCCGTGCCGAGGGCGTGCTGGTCGGCGGCAACCTCGCCCTGCTCACCAGCACGGTCGGCACCGCGGAATCGCACGGCGCGGCCGGCTCGGTGGTAGTGCTCGAGGACGTCGCCGAGGAGACCTACCGGCTGGACCGGATGGTCACCCACCTGCTCCGCTCCGGCTGGTTCGCCGGGTGCCGGGGGGTGCTGCTCGGGGACTTCACCGAGGGCGACGACCCTGCGGCGGTGCGGAGCATGCTCGCCGACCGGCTCGCCCCGCTCGGCGTCCCGGTGCTGGCCGGCGCCCCGGTCGGGCACGGCCCCCGCAACCTGGCCCTGCCGCTCGGGGTCCCGGCCACCCTCGACGGCACCGGCGCGACCGGGTCACTGAGGCTGCGCTACCCGGCGCTGGCGTGA
- a CDS encoding copper homeostasis protein CutC yields MSIVSTPPQTDQPRPHRAPLLEVVVLHPRDVPGADEGGADRVLLLADPELGGTSPEPALVSSVCRETELPVRVVLRLSSSSTTTGAELVRLVGLAESYRSVGAEGVAFGFLDDQLEVDVEVCAHLAGQLPGLPWTFHRVFDDALETARAWREVSRLPGLDAVLTAGSVLGLDSGLDDLTARAAASPGVAALVMASGGLRGEHVPWLVRAGIRQFQVATSVRPGGSWQKAYVDAGHVRSWRMLVDDAVAHVERLEAGRSAG; encoded by the coding sequence ATGTCCATTGTGAGCACGCCGCCCCAGACCGACCAGCCCCGTCCGCACCGGGCACCGCTGCTGGAGGTCGTCGTGCTGCACCCGCGCGACGTGCCTGGCGCCGACGAGGGCGGCGCCGACCGGGTGCTGCTGCTGGCCGATCCGGAGCTCGGCGGCACCTCCCCGGAGCCGGCCCTGGTCTCGTCGGTGTGCAGGGAGACCGAGCTGCCGGTCCGGGTGGTGCTGCGGCTCAGCTCCTCCTCGACGACCACCGGCGCGGAGCTGGTGCGGCTGGTCGGGCTGGCCGAGAGCTACCGCTCGGTCGGGGCGGAGGGCGTCGCCTTCGGCTTCCTCGACGACCAGCTCGAGGTCGACGTCGAGGTCTGCGCGCACCTCGCCGGGCAGCTGCCCGGGCTGCCGTGGACCTTCCACCGGGTCTTCGACGACGCCCTGGAGACTGCGCGCGCCTGGCGCGAGGTGAGCCGGCTGCCCGGCCTGGACGCCGTCCTCACCGCCGGCTCGGTGCTCGGCCTCGACAGCGGCCTCGACGACCTCACCGCGCGGGCCGCGGCCTCGCCCGGGGTGGCGGCGCTGGTGATGGCGTCCGGCGGGCTGCGCGGCGAGCACGTGCCCTGGCTGGTCCGGGCCGGGATCCGGCAGTTCCAGGTGGCGACCTCCGTCCGGCCCGGCGGCTCGTGGCAGAAGGCGTACGTCGACGCCGGCCACGTCCGGTCCTGGCGGATGCTGGTCGACGACGCGGTGGCCCACGTCGAACGGCTCGAGGCCGGCAGGTCCGCCGGGTGA
- a CDS encoding DUF6281 family protein has translation MPETDRSTAEVEQLLRRRLHQAAATAPGFAPGAVLAQPPTPEPAGAPHGSRHGRGPGRRPRSRRLTVGLVGAGLVAASVAVAVPLLTGPPDPGGTGEAKCVALLDFAGHRYLGDGSLGEGAELRPGKVLGTGVHPGCDDGGGAAETYESTVRAVPGVDPGVAVLSDGQVWIDEEAKTAPEFLTRARQAVRCDLDAPLTLTGAWTGVEQRAKVRFDGDVRAPARITVVVQGPSPVVPPAFAAVTLPVRLPRGVDVPPADDVVAMLQRGAPLRLTVTCDGPAFVATALERVSG, from the coding sequence ATGCCTGAGACCGACCGCTCCACCGCCGAGGTGGAGCAGCTGCTGCGCCGGCGGTTGCACCAGGCCGCCGCGACGGCTCCCGGTTTCGCCCCCGGTGCCGTCCTCGCGCAGCCACCCACCCCGGAGCCGGCAGGTGCGCCGCACGGCAGCCGGCACGGGCGCGGGCCCGGTCGCCGGCCCAGGAGCCGGCGACTGACCGTCGGCCTCGTGGGCGCCGGCCTGGTCGCGGCGTCGGTGGCCGTCGCCGTCCCGCTGCTCACCGGACCGCCGGACCCGGGCGGGACCGGCGAGGCCAAGTGCGTCGCGCTGCTGGACTTCGCCGGCCACCGCTACCTCGGCGACGGCAGCCTGGGGGAGGGGGCCGAGCTGCGCCCCGGGAAGGTCCTGGGCACCGGCGTGCACCCGGGCTGCGACGACGGCGGCGGCGCGGCCGAGACCTACGAGTCGACCGTGCGGGCCGTGCCGGGGGTCGACCCCGGGGTCGCGGTCCTGTCCGACGGACAGGTGTGGATCGACGAGGAGGCGAAGACGGCGCCCGAGTTCCTGACCCGGGCCCGACAGGCCGTGCGCTGCGACCTGGACGCGCCGCTCACCCTGACCGGTGCGTGGACCGGGGTCGAGCAGCGCGCGAAGGTCCGCTTCGACGGCGACGTGCGCGCGCCGGCCCGGATCACCGTCGTGGTGCAGGGACCGTCGCCGGTCGTGCCGCCGGCGTTCGCCGCCGTCACGCTGCCGGTCCGGCTGCCGCGGGGGGTCGACGTACCCCCGGCCGACGACGTGGTGGCGATGCTGCAGCGGGGCGCTCCGCTCCGGCTCACCGTGACCTGTGACGGTCCGGCGTTCGTGGCCACCGCGCTCGAGCGGGTCAGCGGGTGA
- a CDS encoding SigE family RNA polymerase sigma factor produces the protein MSGSPPGDLAGYAAADGQALTRFAYLLTGSAHDAQDLVQTVLLQLTKRGLDGIDNPEAFARRSLVNLHRSGGRRAAAHLRALTRSGRAPLEAPPASTVVEDRDALWGAMARLSSRQRAAVVLRYYEDCPDQQIAEVLGCRQATVRSLVARALATLRADLTWAGHEEDDDA, from the coding sequence GTGAGCGGGTCGCCGCCGGGTGATCTCGCGGGCTACGCCGCGGCGGACGGGCAGGCGCTGACGCGTTTCGCCTACCTGCTCACGGGGTCGGCGCACGACGCCCAGGACCTGGTGCAGACGGTGCTGCTGCAACTGACGAAGCGGGGGCTGGACGGCATCGACAACCCGGAGGCGTTCGCGCGGCGGTCGCTGGTCAACCTGCACCGCAGTGGCGGCCGAAGGGCGGCGGCCCACCTGCGGGCGCTGACCCGGTCCGGCCGGGCGCCGCTGGAGGCGCCGCCGGCGAGCACGGTCGTGGAGGACCGCGACGCGCTCTGGGGCGCGATGGCCAGGCTCTCGTCGCGGCAGCGCGCCGCGGTGGTGCTCCGCTACTACGAGGACTGCCCGGACCAGCAGATCGCCGAGGTGCTCGGCTGCCGGCAGGCGACGGTGCGCAGCCTGGTGGCTCGCGCCCTCGCCACGCTGCGCGCCGACCTGACCTGGGCGGGGCACGAGGAGGACGACGATGCCTGA
- a CDS encoding SRPBCC family protein: MDLTHRFTVPASLDTTWAAFNDIESVAGCFPGATVTEVAGDDFKGTCKVKLGPIALVYAGTGSFLEKDEAAHRFVVEAKGKDKRGNGTAGATVTASFAEVVVASGDATEIVVVTDLSITGKPAQFGRGVIQDVSDKLLQQFVDCLERTVGAAPEEVPAEGTAAAGAPGPATVPGPTAAAPSADGAAPGAETTAPPLGVAEVPTATRRVPVQHQGDDALNLGATVLPVLAKAYWKQGLAALVVLAVLVRWLRRR, encoded by the coding sequence GTGGACCTGACCCATCGGTTCACCGTCCCGGCGAGCCTGGACACGACCTGGGCGGCCTTCAACGACATCGAGTCGGTGGCGGGCTGCTTCCCGGGGGCGACCGTCACCGAGGTCGCCGGCGACGACTTCAAGGGCACCTGCAAGGTCAAGCTCGGGCCGATCGCGCTGGTGTACGCCGGCACCGGCTCGTTCCTGGAGAAGGACGAGGCGGCCCACCGCTTCGTCGTCGAGGCCAAGGGCAAGGACAAGCGCGGCAACGGGACGGCCGGCGCCACCGTGACGGCCTCGTTCGCCGAGGTCGTCGTGGCCAGTGGCGATGCCACCGAGATCGTGGTGGTCACCGACCTGTCCATCACCGGCAAGCCCGCCCAGTTCGGGCGCGGCGTGATCCAGGACGTCAGCGACAAGCTGCTCCAGCAGTTCGTCGACTGCCTGGAGCGCACCGTGGGCGCGGCTCCCGAGGAGGTGCCGGCGGAGGGTACGGCGGCCGCGGGAGCCCCCGGGCCGGCCACCGTCCCGGGTCCCACCGCAGCCGCTCCGAGCGCCGACGGGGCGGCACCCGGTGCGGAGACGACCGCGCCGCCGCTCGGCGTGGCCGAGGTCCCGACGGCGACCCGCCGGGTGCCGGTGCAGCACCAGGGCGACGACGCGCTCAACCTCGGCGCGACGGTGCTCCCGGTGCTGGCGAAGGCGTACTGGAAGCAGGGGCTCGCCGCGCTCGTCGTGCTGGCGGTCCTGGTCCGGTGGTTGCGCAGACGCTGA
- a CDS encoding FAD binding domain-containing protein — translation MIPAKFDYVAPATVEEALSALAEGGDEAKIMAGGQSLMPVLRMRLNAPELVIDLGRIESLRGIRDDGDAIVIGAMTPHSEVQTDPLVREHALLISKAVAEVADPQVRHRGTFGGALAHADPAGDLGAPALALDAEFVIAGQGGTRTVSAEDFFVDLFTTALAEDEILTEVRLPKRSGWGAHYEKFVRVAHQWPIVAVAAAVRLEGSTIAEARVGLTNMGSTPLRARAVEQALVGQQATDEAVRAAAASAAEGTHPPSDLNGDADYRRHLATVLTRRAVLAAAGA, via the coding sequence GTGATCCCCGCCAAGTTCGACTACGTGGCCCCCGCGACCGTCGAGGAGGCGCTGTCGGCGCTCGCCGAGGGCGGCGACGAGGCCAAGATCATGGCCGGCGGCCAGAGCCTGATGCCGGTGCTGCGGATGCGGCTCAACGCGCCGGAGCTCGTCATCGACCTGGGCAGGATCGAGTCGCTGCGCGGGATCCGCGACGACGGCGACGCGATCGTCATCGGCGCGATGACCCCGCACAGCGAGGTGCAGACCGACCCGCTGGTCCGCGAGCACGCGCTGCTGATCAGCAAGGCGGTGGCCGAGGTCGCCGACCCACAGGTGCGGCACCGGGGCACGTTCGGCGGCGCGCTCGCGCACGCCGACCCGGCCGGCGACCTCGGCGCCCCGGCGCTCGCGCTGGACGCGGAGTTCGTCATCGCCGGCCAGGGCGGCACCCGGACCGTGTCGGCGGAGGACTTCTTCGTCGACCTGTTCACCACCGCGCTCGCCGAGGACGAGATCCTCACCGAGGTCCGGCTCCCGAAGCGGTCCGGGTGGGGGGCGCACTACGAGAAGTTCGTGCGCGTCGCGCACCAGTGGCCGATCGTCGCGGTCGCGGCGGCGGTCCGGCTCGAGGGCAGCACGATCGCCGAGGCCCGGGTCGGCCTGACCAACATGGGCTCCACGCCGCTGCGGGCCCGGGCGGTGGAGCAGGCGCTGGTCGGCCAGCAGGCCACCGACGAGGCCGTACGCGCGGCAGCTGCGTCGGCCGCCGAGGGCACCCACCCGCCCTCGGACCTCAACGGCGACGCCGACTACCGCCGGCACCTCGCGACCGTGCTCACCCGGCGGGCCGTGCTCGCGGCTGCGGGAGCGTGA
- a CDS encoding xanthine dehydrogenase family protein molybdopterin-binding subunit, protein MTMTDDRTEQDGAPTAEVGKARRRKEDQRLITGRTKWTDNIQLPGMLHLAMVRSPYAHAKILSVDTSEALAATNVVTVITGADVADEQGGLPTAWNITPDQKSPVHPSIAVDRVAFAGEIVAVVVARSAAEARDAAELVDVDYEELPAALDLKEAAKDTVLAHPDLGTNKSAFWQFDSENAGTGSGVDAAIEEARANGIVIEREYRQQRLIPAFMEPRSFVSDPTGEQLTLWSSTQIPHVTRFFLAVVLGIPESKIRVIAPDVGGGFGGKLQFVPEEVITVLASRRTGKPCKFTETRSESLMAAHHGRDQWQTLTLAATKDGTVTALKVDLLADLGAYAGTVGGGVPILGAFMFNAIYKFPAYQFNCTNLYTNKTLTDAYRGAGRPEATFAIERLMDELAVEVGVDPLEIREKNWIKHEEFPFTSVCGLEYDSGNYEAATAKAKEMFGYDELRAEQKRRREANDPVQLGLGISTFTEMCGLAPSRVLGSLNYGAGGWENAAIRMLPTGKVEVVTGVSPHGQGHETAWSQIVADRLGVAFEDVEVLHGDTQISHKGMDTYGSRSLVVGGEALIRAADKVIEKAKPIAAHLLEASADDVEFSGGRFTVKGTDKGLAIGEIALAAFAAHNLPDGVEPSLDSEATFDPVNFSFPHGTHLCAVEIDTETGGVKMRKYVAVDDIGNIVNPLIVEGQVHGGLVQGIAQALWEEAVHDESGTLVSASFVDYLVPTAADTISFDTAHTTSPATSNTLGTKGVGEAGCIASTPAVVNAVVDAIRHFGVNDVQMPCTPARIYKAIHSKDAGGATPTPGGAAPHFDEQDVADRSAGAAGAGEGADQ, encoded by the coding sequence ATGACGATGACCGACGACCGCACCGAGCAGGACGGCGCGCCCACCGCCGAGGTCGGCAAGGCCCGCCGCCGCAAGGAGGACCAGCGGCTGATCACCGGTCGCACCAAGTGGACCGACAACATCCAGCTGCCCGGCATGCTGCACCTGGCGATGGTGCGCAGCCCCTACGCGCACGCCAAGATCCTCTCCGTCGACACCTCCGAGGCGCTGGCCGCCACCAACGTGGTCACGGTGATCACCGGGGCCGACGTCGCCGACGAGCAGGGCGGGCTGCCGACCGCGTGGAACATCACGCCGGACCAGAAGTCGCCCGTGCACCCCTCGATCGCGGTCGACCGGGTCGCGTTCGCCGGCGAGATCGTCGCGGTCGTGGTCGCCCGTTCCGCCGCCGAGGCCCGTGACGCCGCCGAGCTCGTCGACGTCGACTACGAGGAGCTGCCCGCGGCCCTCGACCTCAAGGAGGCGGCGAAGGACACGGTCCTCGCCCATCCCGACCTGGGCACCAACAAGTCCGCGTTCTGGCAGTTCGACTCCGAGAACGCCGGCACCGGCAGCGGCGTGGACGCGGCCATCGAGGAGGCCCGGGCCAACGGCATCGTGATAGAGCGGGAGTACCGCCAGCAGCGGCTGATCCCCGCCTTCATGGAGCCGCGCTCGTTCGTGAGCGACCCGACCGGGGAGCAGCTGACGCTGTGGTCCTCGACCCAGATCCCGCACGTCACCCGGTTCTTCCTCGCTGTGGTGCTGGGCATCCCCGAGAGCAAGATCCGGGTCATCGCCCCCGACGTCGGCGGCGGCTTCGGCGGCAAGCTCCAGTTCGTCCCCGAGGAGGTCATCACCGTCCTCGCCTCGCGGCGCACCGGCAAGCCCTGCAAGTTCACCGAGACCCGCTCCGAGTCCCTGATGGCCGCCCACCACGGTCGTGACCAGTGGCAGACGCTGACGCTGGCCGCCACCAAGGACGGCACCGTCACCGCGCTGAAGGTCGACCTGCTCGCCGACCTCGGCGCGTACGCCGGCACGGTCGGCGGCGGGGTCCCGATCCTCGGCGCGTTCATGTTCAACGCGATCTACAAGTTCCCGGCGTACCAGTTCAACTGCACGAACCTCTACACCAACAAGACGCTGACCGACGCCTACCGCGGCGCCGGCCGGCCGGAGGCGACGTTCGCGATCGAGCGGCTGATGGACGAGCTGGCCGTCGAGGTCGGCGTCGACCCGTTGGAGATCCGCGAGAAGAACTGGATCAAGCACGAGGAGTTCCCGTTCACCTCGGTGTGCGGCCTGGAGTACGACTCCGGCAACTACGAGGCCGCCACCGCCAAGGCGAAGGAGATGTTCGGCTACGACGAGCTCCGCGCCGAGCAGAAGCGGCGCCGCGAGGCAAACGACCCGGTGCAGCTCGGGCTCGGCATCTCGACCTTCACCGAGATGTGCGGCCTGGCTCCCTCCCGGGTGCTCGGCTCGCTGAACTACGGCGCCGGCGGCTGGGAGAACGCAGCGATCCGCATGCTGCCCACCGGCAAGGTCGAGGTCGTCACCGGCGTCTCCCCGCACGGCCAGGGCCACGAGACGGCCTGGTCGCAGATCGTCGCGGACCGGCTCGGCGTCGCGTTCGAGGACGTCGAGGTGCTGCACGGCGACACCCAGATCTCCCACAAGGGCATGGACACCTACGGCTCCCGGTCGCTGGTGGTCGGGGGCGAGGCGCTGATACGCGCCGCCGACAAGGTGATCGAGAAGGCCAAGCCGATCGCGGCCCACCTGCTCGAGGCCTCGGCCGACGACGTGGAGTTCTCCGGCGGCCGGTTCACCGTCAAGGGCACTGACAAGGGCCTGGCGATCGGTGAGATCGCGCTCGCCGCGTTCGCCGCGCACAACCTGCCCGACGGCGTGGAGCCGTCGCTGGACTCCGAGGCGACCTTCGACCCGGTGAACTTCTCCTTCCCGCACGGCACGCACCTGTGCGCGGTGGAGATCGACACCGAGACCGGCGGCGTGAAGATGCGCAAGTACGTCGCCGTCGACGACATCGGCAACATCGTCAACCCGCTCATCGTCGAGGGGCAGGTGCACGGCGGACTCGTCCAGGGGATCGCCCAGGCGCTGTGGGAGGAGGCCGTGCACGACGAGTCGGGCACCTTGGTGTCCGCGTCGTTCGTGGACTACCTCGTGCCGACCGCCGCCGACACGATCAGCTTCGACACCGCGCACACCACGTCCCCCGCGACGAGCAACACGCTCGGCACCAAGGGCGTCGGGGAGGCCGGCTGCATCGCCTCGACCCCGGCCGTGGTCAACGCGGTCGTCGACGCGATCCGGCACTTCGGCGTCAACGACGTACAGATGCCGTGCACTCCCGCGCGGATCTACAAGGCCATCCACAGCAAGGACGCGGGCGGCGCGACGCCGACCCCGGGTGGGGCGGCACCGCACTTCGACGAGCAGGACGTAGCCGACCGCAGCGCCGGTGCCGCAGGCGCCGGAGAAGGAGCCGACCAGTGA
- a CDS encoding (2Fe-2S)-binding protein, with product MTQINVTVDGASYTDDVEPRMLLVHYLRERLGKVGTVVGCDTSNCGACTVHLDGKSVKSCNMLAVQADGHEVTTVEGLAHDGELHPVQKAFHECHALQCGYCTPGMIMQSIDLLNDNPHPSEEEIRVGLEGNLCRCTGYHNIVKAVQSAAGSSAGATS from the coding sequence ATGACCCAGATCAACGTCACCGTCGACGGGGCGTCGTACACCGACGACGTCGAGCCACGCATGCTTCTCGTCCACTACCTGCGTGAACGCCTCGGCAAGGTGGGCACCGTGGTGGGCTGCGACACCAGCAACTGCGGCGCCTGCACCGTCCACCTCGACGGCAAGAGCGTGAAGTCCTGCAACATGCTGGCCGTCCAGGCCGACGGGCACGAGGTCACCACCGTCGAGGGCCTGGCCCACGACGGCGAGCTGCACCCGGTGCAGAAGGCGTTCCACGAGTGCCACGCCCTGCAGTGCGGCTACTGCACGCCGGGCATGATCATGCAGTCGATCGACCTGCTCAACGACAACCCGCACCCCTCCGAGGAGGAGATCCGGGTGGGTCTCGAGGGCAACCTGTGCCGGTGCACCGGCTACCACAACATCGTGAAGGCCGTGCAGAGCGCCGCCGGGTCGAGCGCGGGGGCGACGTCATGA
- a CDS encoding GAF domain-containing protein has translation MNRSREQLHGRRLDAVRAWTAFVEQGDALAAMVRPEILRSWERSGVAVRRDVTEAPLADESDTTAFWNGSPLQVAVARIEDELRRTAEDGDLVVAVTDPDTRILWTYGGRVMRRKAETVNFVAGGRWDESSVGTNALDLALRTDRASMVFSAEHYAPIVHNWVCWAAPVHDPLTGQLLGVIDLSTTWDRTHPIGLATARVMARLIENALPTTAVGWSAGPAGATPAGRPASAVSPSPAPATESPGLSLTLLGTAEARLDGRRLLLNRRQTEILALLALHPEGLSLEQLHALVYGEKAVTLSTLKAEVSHLRSALGGRLASRPYRLTLAARTDVDTVLDLIGRGQVAAAVEAYGGDLFPGTNSPALAELADYVAVAVREALLADPQPHAVIRYTALAPYDTEVIEVALAALGEDRHPARALLKGRLAASGG, from the coding sequence ATGAACCGATCACGCGAGCAGCTGCACGGCCGGCGGCTCGATGCCGTGCGCGCCTGGACCGCCTTCGTCGAGCAGGGCGACGCGCTCGCGGCGATGGTGCGCCCGGAGATCCTGCGCAGCTGGGAGCGCTCCGGCGTCGCGGTCCGACGCGACGTCACCGAGGCCCCGCTGGCCGACGAGTCCGACACCACCGCGTTCTGGAACGGGTCCCCGCTGCAGGTGGCGGTCGCACGCATCGAGGACGAGCTGCGCCGGACCGCCGAGGACGGCGACCTCGTCGTCGCGGTCACCGACCCCGACACCCGGATCCTGTGGACGTACGGCGGCCGGGTGATGCGCCGCAAGGCGGAGACGGTCAACTTCGTCGCGGGCGGCCGCTGGGACGAGTCCAGCGTCGGCACCAACGCGCTCGACCTGGCGCTGCGCACCGACCGGGCCTCGATGGTCTTCAGCGCCGAGCACTACGCCCCGATCGTGCACAACTGGGTGTGCTGGGCCGCGCCGGTGCACGACCCGCTGACCGGGCAGCTGCTCGGCGTCATCGACCTCTCCACCACCTGGGACCGCACCCACCCCATCGGGCTGGCGACCGCGCGGGTGATGGCCCGGCTCATCGAGAACGCCCTGCCGACGACGGCGGTCGGCTGGAGCGCCGGCCCGGCGGGCGCGACGCCGGCGGGACGGCCCGCCTCCGCGGTGTCGCCGTCGCCCGCCCCGGCCACGGAGTCCCCGGGTCTGAGCCTGACCCTGCTCGGCACCGCCGAGGCCCGCCTCGACGGCAGGCGGCTGCTGCTGAACCGCCGGCAGACCGAGATCCTCGCGCTGCTCGCGCTGCACCCGGAGGGACTCTCGCTGGAGCAGCTGCACGCGCTGGTCTACGGCGAGAAGGCGGTCACCCTGTCCACGCTGAAGGCGGAGGTCTCGCACCTGCGCTCGGCCCTGGGCGGCCGGCTGGCCTCGCGGCCCTACCGGCTCACGCTGGCCGCGCGCACCGACGTCGACACGGTCCTGGACCTGATCGGCCGCGGGCAGGTGGCGGCCGCGGTCGAGGCGTACGGCGGCGACCTCTTCCCCGGCACCAACTCGCCGGCGCTCGCCGAGCTCGCCGACTACGTCGCCGTCGCCGTGCGCGAGGCGCTGCTGGCCGACCCGCAGCCGCACGCGGTGATCCGCTACACCGCGCTCGCGCCCTACGACACCGAGGTGATCGAGGTGGCGCTGGCCGCGCTGGGGGAGGACCGGCACCCGGCCCGGGCGCTGCTGAAGGGCCGGCTCGCCGCCTCCGGGGGCTGA
- a CDS encoding XdhC family protein produces the protein MLVGPAGEAVGSVSGGCVEGAVYDLGQEVVGSGEPVLKRYGVSDDDAFAVGLTCGGILDVFVEKVSQQTFPWLGRVADDIEAGRPVAVATVVEHPDPARIGARVVVRPVTPADGAPEVEGSLGSERADAAVVDDVRGLLAAGHHQTLTYGPEGERRGEGMRVFVWAFAPPPRMLVFGAIDFAAAVARIGNFLGYHVTVCDARPVFATNSRFPAADEVVVTWPHKYLRAEAEAGRIDRRTVLCVLTHDPKFDVPLLEVALRLPEVGYVGAMGSRRTHEDRLERLVEAGLTDAELARLSSPIGLDLGARTPEETAVSIAAEIIALQWGGRGERLSELEDRIHH, from the coding sequence ATGCTGGTCGGCCCCGCCGGCGAGGCGGTCGGCTCCGTCTCCGGCGGCTGCGTCGAGGGTGCCGTCTACGACCTCGGGCAGGAGGTGGTCGGCAGCGGCGAGCCGGTGCTGAAGCGGTACGGCGTCAGCGACGACGACGCCTTCGCGGTCGGGCTCACCTGCGGGGGGATCCTCGACGTCTTCGTGGAGAAGGTGAGCCAGCAGACCTTCCCCTGGCTGGGGCGCGTCGCCGACGACATCGAGGCCGGCCGGCCGGTCGCGGTGGCCACCGTCGTCGAGCACCCCGACCCGGCCCGGATCGGCGCCCGGGTGGTGGTCCGCCCCGTGACGCCCGCCGACGGCGCCCCGGAGGTCGAGGGGTCGCTCGGCAGCGAGCGTGCGGACGCCGCCGTGGTCGACGACGTACGCGGGCTGCTCGCCGCCGGGCACCACCAGACGCTCACCTACGGCCCCGAGGGGGAGCGGCGCGGCGAGGGCATGCGGGTGTTCGTCTGGGCGTTCGCGCCGCCGCCGCGGATGCTGGTCTTCGGCGCCATCGACTTCGCGGCCGCGGTCGCCCGGATCGGCAACTTCCTCGGCTACCACGTGACCGTCTGCGACGCCCGGCCGGTGTTCGCGACGAACTCGCGCTTCCCGGCGGCCGACGAGGTCGTGGTGACCTGGCCGCACAAGTACCTCCGGGCGGAGGCCGAGGCCGGCCGGATCGACCGCCGTACCGTGCTGTGCGTCCTCACCCACGACCCGAAGTTCGACGTCCCGCTGCTCGAGGTCGCGCTGCGCCTGCCCGAGGTCGGGTACGTCGGTGCGATGGGGTCGCGCCGCACGCACGAGGACCGGCTGGAGCGGCTGGTCGAGGCCGGGCTGACCGACGCCGAGCTGGCCCGGCTCTCCTCACCGATCGGCCTGGACCTGGGGGCCCGGACCCCCGAGGAGACCGCGGTGAGCATCGCCGCGGAGATCATCGCGCTGCAGTGGGGCGGCCGTGGCGAGCGGCTCTCGGAGCTGGAGGACCGGATCCACCACTGA